A section of the Drosophila subobscura isolate 14011-0131.10 chromosome A, UCBerk_Dsub_1.0, whole genome shotgun sequence genome encodes:
- the LOC117903195 gene encoding adhesive plaque matrix protein 2 isoform X2 yields MMEQRQRGLLGLTFMVLAIAVALPQLAIAAQSYGCSGNPCGVNAVCQEAAGGRPVCSCPPGYSGNPLTHCNRGECLDNVDCRGDLQCKDNRCVNPCVGACGIGSNCDARNHVAVCSCPAGYNGDPYHACHLNDPEEQCHPSPCGVNTKCEIINGVPTCSCHHGYLGNPLSGCRHECEHDGDCSSRDMCSNFKCVPSCGQCGSGASCKTVANHRAVCECPKGYIGSAYTECRPECYGDVDCPAGRPACFYGICKNTCEGACGVGADCNLRGLTPVCSCPRDMTGDPFVRCRPFTKEDLCDPNPCGTNAICVPGHDNTGRERPVCNCLPGHTGNPLTHCTRGECLSNNECPDHRACINYQCIDPCIGKCATGASCEPKAHLAVCRCPPGQSGDALVSCRQTRTFPVAKYH; encoded by the exons atggagcagcggcagcggggcCTACTGGGGCTGACGTTCATGGTGCTGGCAATCGCAGTGGCATTGCCCCAGCTGGCAATAG CCGCACAGTCATACGGATGCAGCGGTAATCCGTGCGGCGTGAATGCCGTGTGCCAGGAGGCTGCCGGCGGCCGTCCGGTCTGCTCCTGTCCGCCCGGCTACAGCGGTAATCCGCTCACGCACTGCAATCGCGGCGAGTGCCTGGACAACGTCGATTGTCGCGGCGACCTGCAGTGCAAGGACAATCGCTGCGTTAATCCCTGTGTGGGTGCCTGCGGCATTGGCTCCAATTGTGAT GCCCGCAACCATGTGGCCGTTTGCAGTTGTCCAGCGGGCTACAATGGTGACCCTTACCATGCCTGCCATCTGAACGATCCAG AGGAACAGTGCCATCCGAGCCCCTGCGGCGTGAACACCAAGTGCGAGATCATCAATGGCGTGCCCACATGCTCCTGCCATCATGGTTATCTGGGCAATCCGCTGAGCGGCTGCCGGCACGAGTGCGAACACGACGGTGACTGCAGCAGCCGCGACATGTGCAGCAACTTCAAGTGCGTGCCATCGTGCGGCCAGTGCGGCTCGGGCGCCAGCTGCAAGACTGTGGCCAACCATCGGGCGGTGTGCGAGTGCCCCAAGGGCTATATCGGCAGTGCGTACACTGAGTGTCGGCCGGAATGCTATGGCGATGTGGATTGTCCGGCCGGTCGGCCCGCCTGTTTCTACGGCATCTGCAAGAACACCTGCGAGGGCGCCTGCGGCGTGGGCGCCGACTGCAATCTGCGTGGCCTGACGCCCGTGTGCAGTTGTCCGCGTGACATGACTGGCGATCCGTTTGTGCGCTGTCGCCCGTTCACCAAGGAGGACCTGTGCGACCCGAACCCGTGCGGCACAAATGCCATCTGTGTGCCGGGACACGACAACACTGGACGCGAACGTCCCGTCTGCAATTGCCTGCCCGGACACACGGGCAATCCACTGACACACTGCACTCGG GGTGAGTGCCTGAGCAACAACGAGTGCCCCGACCATAGGGCCTGCATCAACTATCAGTGCATTGATCCCTGCATCGGAAAGTGCGCAACCGGCGCCAGCTGTGAGCCGAAGGCCCAtttggccgtctgccgctgtcCGCCCGGCCAGTCGGGTGATGCACTCGTCTCCTGCCGCCAGACGCGCACCTTTCCCGTGGCCAAGTATCATTGA
- the LOC117903195 gene encoding neurogenic locus notch homolog protein 3 isoform X1: MMEQRQRGLLGLTFMVLAIAVALPQLAIGKKIEKRCLNCSYRTYYTYGDGRSLQRVVYRDPVYTRAAQSYGCSGNPCGVNAVCQEAAGGRPVCSCPPGYSGNPLTHCNRGECLDNVDCRGDLQCKDNRCVNPCVGACGIGSNCDARNHVAVCSCPAGYNGDPYHACHLNDPEEQCHPSPCGVNTKCEIINGVPTCSCHHGYLGNPLSGCRHECEHDGDCSSRDMCSNFKCVPSCGQCGSGASCKTVANHRAVCECPKGYIGSAYTECRPECYGDVDCPAGRPACFYGICKNTCEGACGVGADCNLRGLTPVCSCPRDMTGDPFVRCRPFTKEDLCDPNPCGTNAICVPGHDNTGRERPVCNCLPGHTGNPLTHCTRGECLSNNECPDHRACINYQCIDPCIGKCATGASCEPKAHLAVCRCPPGQSGDALVSCRQTRTFPVAKYH; the protein is encoded by the exons atggagcagcggcagcggggcCTACTGGGGCTGACGTTCATGGTGCTGGCAATCGCAGTGGCATTGCCCCAGCTGGCAATAGGTAAAAAGATTGAGAAGCGTTGTCTCAACTGCTCGTATCGTACGTATTACACCTACGGCGATGGTCGCTCCCTGCAGCGGGTTGTCTATAGAGATCCGGTCTACACACGTG CCGCACAGTCATACGGATGCAGCGGTAATCCGTGCGGCGTGAATGCCGTGTGCCAGGAGGCTGCCGGCGGCCGTCCGGTCTGCTCCTGTCCGCCCGGCTACAGCGGTAATCCGCTCACGCACTGCAATCGCGGCGAGTGCCTGGACAACGTCGATTGTCGCGGCGACCTGCAGTGCAAGGACAATCGCTGCGTTAATCCCTGTGTGGGTGCCTGCGGCATTGGCTCCAATTGTGAT GCCCGCAACCATGTGGCCGTTTGCAGTTGTCCAGCGGGCTACAATGGTGACCCTTACCATGCCTGCCATCTGAACGATCCAG AGGAACAGTGCCATCCGAGCCCCTGCGGCGTGAACACCAAGTGCGAGATCATCAATGGCGTGCCCACATGCTCCTGCCATCATGGTTATCTGGGCAATCCGCTGAGCGGCTGCCGGCACGAGTGCGAACACGACGGTGACTGCAGCAGCCGCGACATGTGCAGCAACTTCAAGTGCGTGCCATCGTGCGGCCAGTGCGGCTCGGGCGCCAGCTGCAAGACTGTGGCCAACCATCGGGCGGTGTGCGAGTGCCCCAAGGGCTATATCGGCAGTGCGTACACTGAGTGTCGGCCGGAATGCTATGGCGATGTGGATTGTCCGGCCGGTCGGCCCGCCTGTTTCTACGGCATCTGCAAGAACACCTGCGAGGGCGCCTGCGGCGTGGGCGCCGACTGCAATCTGCGTGGCCTGACGCCCGTGTGCAGTTGTCCGCGTGACATGACTGGCGATCCGTTTGTGCGCTGTCGCCCGTTCACCAAGGAGGACCTGTGCGACCCGAACCCGTGCGGCACAAATGCCATCTGTGTGCCGGGACACGACAACACTGGACGCGAACGTCCCGTCTGCAATTGCCTGCCCGGACACACGGGCAATCCACTGACACACTGCACTCGG GGTGAGTGCCTGAGCAACAACGAGTGCCCCGACCATAGGGCCTGCATCAACTATCAGTGCATTGATCCCTGCATCGGAAAGTGCGCAACCGGCGCCAGCTGTGAGCCGAAGGCCCAtttggccgtctgccgctgtcCGCCCGGCCAGTCGGGTGATGCACTCGTCTCCTGCCGCCAGACGCGCACCTTTCCCGTGGCCAAGTATCATTGA